One genomic window of Candidatus Aegiribacteria sp. includes the following:
- a CDS encoding tetratricopeptide repeat protein has product MEKKRESGEILEHMLLEEVKIEDIEFIEPPDEWNPELHQKESYVPPVLIEEKPKNDEVEGEGESKKYCLLAHHRCFWKAYAKGQFTMKVLVVHSNVHISLAHDSIKNCSEEALLFDGLLRNGLCENRSRLSELLGYSRARITQILNLLKLPIEMRQKLLLTDDISEFQLRPIVRVEDGKVQKEMFSHLIKGKVTGRQMALFTGDKQKKDDKKTLTDIEDLMAEDIQSDESEEIAYEDNNDFIDEEASSDIIQPIYVSELMQLLRLRSVNWEKEAEKKNISRIDMEFLGGIFKLRNGLYKEAVDILEGVVEANPDYAPAYFYIGKCFNLMGNPDSAENALRTALEMIPEEPDYLVELAIVLEKQKRDTEASTFYKKAGLLRRKPRKGDAG; this is encoded by the coding sequence ATGGAGAAGAAGAGGGAATCGGGAGAAATCCTCGAGCATATGCTGCTGGAGGAGGTAAAAATTGAAGATATTGAATTCATTGAACCTCCGGATGAATGGAATCCTGAGCTTCATCAGAAGGAATCCTACGTACCACCGGTTCTTATTGAGGAAAAACCGAAGAACGATGAAGTTGAGGGGGAGGGCGAATCGAAGAAATACTGCCTGCTGGCTCATCACAGATGTTTCTGGAAAGCCTACGCGAAGGGGCAGTTCACTATGAAAGTACTGGTTGTTCATAGCAATGTACACATTTCACTGGCCCATGATTCCATTAAGAACTGTTCTGAGGAAGCACTGCTGTTCGACGGCCTTCTCCGTAACGGGTTATGCGAAAACAGGAGCAGGCTTTCGGAGCTTCTCGGATATTCGAGGGCGAGGATCACTCAGATACTCAATCTTCTCAAACTTCCGATTGAAATGCGGCAGAAACTCCTGCTGACCGATGATATCAGTGAATTCCAGCTTCGACCCATTGTACGAGTAGAAGATGGCAAGGTTCAGAAGGAGATGTTCAGCCACCTCATAAAAGGTAAGGTCACAGGCAGACAGATGGCTCTTTTCACAGGTGATAAGCAGAAGAAAGATGATAAGAAGACCCTGACGGACATCGAAGACCTTATGGCCGAGGATATCCAGTCCGATGAATCGGAGGAAATCGCATACGAAGATAACAACGATTTCATTGATGAAGAAGCCTCCAGCGATATTATTCAGCCGATCTATGTTTCAGAGCTAATGCAGCTTTTAAGACTCAGAAGCGTTAACTGGGAAAAGGAGGCCGAGAAGAAGAATATCAGCAGGATCGATATGGAATTCCTCGGAGGGATATTCAAACTGCGAAACGGGCTTTACAAAGAGGCTGTGGATATCCTGGAGGGTGTAGTAGAGGCAAACCCGGATTATGCTCCGGCTTATTTTTACATTGGTAAGTGTTTCAACCTGATGGGAAATCCTGATTCTGCAGAGAATGCCCTTAGAACAGCCCTTGAGATGATTCCGGAGGAACCGGATTATCTGGTTGAACTGGCGATAGTCCTTGAAAAGCAGAAAAGAGACACCGAAGCTTCGACCTTCTACAAAAAAGCAGGTTTACTTCGAAGAAAACCCCGTAAGGGAGATGCAGGGTGA
- a CDS encoding GNAT family N-acetyltransferase, with product MPELRVRIAMLNDIDDITDISRTTWDGDDYLEGKAPGWIRGGSLYVGELNGKVVGTFRLTPMPDGVLWLEGLRIHTDYQGRGYGRQLADFSFVMGKRILQSGEAECMEFSTYILNNESIHISMSQGFKVVNRFILMTREGIHSSAEIERTEPSSNNFMGLTGHIPIGWKYARLCPEGIEWALKRCDAYRIGNVCFLRKKGSDETTPLRGAFDDPDGFLDGAEAAALTAGDSHSCIIVHESWKDLIERAYHRGYNTWEPVDNYNVLVFRYTM from the coding sequence ATGCCGGAATTGAGAGTAAGAATCGCGATGCTTAACGATATTGACGATATCACGGATATCTCCCGTACAACGTGGGATGGAGATGATTATCTTGAAGGTAAAGCCCCCGGATGGATCAGGGGCGGCAGTCTGTATGTCGGCGAACTAAATGGAAAGGTTGTGGGAACCTTCAGGCTCACTCCAATGCCGGATGGAGTACTGTGGCTGGAAGGGCTTCGTATACATACCGATTACCAGGGCAGAGGATACGGAAGGCAGCTTGCCGATTTCTCATTTGTAATGGGAAAGAGGATTCTACAAAGCGGTGAAGCCGAATGCATGGAGTTCTCAACCTATATCCTGAATAATGAAAGCATACACATATCAATGTCGCAGGGATTCAAGGTTGTTAACCGCTTCATCCTCATGACAAGAGAAGGTATCCATTCCTCCGCGGAAATCGAGAGGACCGAACCCTCAAGTAATAATTTCATGGGTCTTACAGGCCATATACCCATCGGCTGGAAATACGCCAGGCTCTGCCCGGAAGGTATCGAGTGGGCACTGAAGCGATGTGATGCCTATAGAATTGGTAACGTCTGTTTCCTGAGAAAAAAGGGTTCCGATGAAACTACCCCGCTCCGGGGAGCGTTCGATGATCCCGACGGTTTTCTCGATGGGGCGGAGGCAGCAGCCTTGACAGCAGGCGACTCGCATTCGTGCATAATTGTCCATGAATCATGGAAGGATCTAATAGAAAGGGCTTACCATAGAGGTTACAATACATGGGAGCCTGTGGATAATTACAACGTGCTGGTATTTCGATATACGATGTAA
- the miaA gene encoding tRNA (adenosine(37)-N6)-dimethylallyltransferase MiaA encodes MVRNLEDSTAVPVLTGCTASGKTGILLKLKQKYDFEIVSADSRQVYRGMDIGTAKPEPAERLILIHHLVDCIDPDEAFSAGMFAREARRLIREIENRNSIPVIAGGTALYLMALTGGLDPMPDRCSGVRDGLKMLEEEIPGILYRMLERLDTKTAEVTGSGDIRRQIRAIELYALTGKVPSALRRGGDQTLTEKFRIVGISLPKQEHRRRIRARAEKMIRQGLIDEVKSLLDSGWGRESILGRTIGYREILDFLEGVIPSIEDTVDAIAINTWHLVRRQKNMFKRLEGIVWVEDDPDLIEKLLFGERGL; translated from the coding sequence TTGGTAAGAAATTTGGAAGATAGCACTGCTGTCCCGGTGCTGACCGGATGCACGGCTTCCGGAAAGACCGGAATCCTGCTCAAGTTGAAGCAGAAATACGATTTCGAAATAGTCAGCGCTGACTCAAGACAGGTTTACAGGGGAATGGACATTGGGACAGCAAAGCCGGAGCCTGCGGAGCGGTTAATTCTTATTCATCATCTTGTAGATTGCATTGATCCGGATGAAGCTTTTTCCGCAGGGATGTTCGCCAGGGAAGCACGGAGACTGATTCGCGAAATAGAGAACAGAAATTCAATTCCAGTAATTGCCGGTGGAACAGCCCTTTACCTGATGGCGCTTACTGGAGGTCTTGATCCTATGCCCGACAGGTGCAGCGGCGTTAGAGACGGTCTGAAAATGCTTGAAGAGGAAATCCCGGGAATACTGTACCGTATGCTCGAAAGGCTGGATACGAAGACTGCTGAGGTTACGGGTTCCGGAGATATAAGAAGGCAGATAAGGGCAATTGAGCTTTACGCATTGACGGGGAAAGTACCGTCAGCTTTGCGAAGGGGGGGAGATCAGACGCTAACGGAGAAATTCAGAATAGTTGGTATCTCCCTGCCGAAGCAGGAACATCGCAGAAGAATAAGGGCAAGAGCAGAGAAGATGATAAGACAGGGATTGATAGACGAAGTAAAATCATTACTGGATAGCGGCTGGGGAAGGGAGAGCATTCTGGGGAGAACCATAGGATACAGGGAAATTCTGGATTTCCTTGAGGGAGTCATACCTTCTATAGAAGACACTGTCGATGCAATAGCCATTAATACATGGCACCTTGTGCGAAGGCAAAAGAACATGTTCAAACGACTTGAAGGAATTGTCTGGGTCGAGGATGACCCGGATCTGATTGAGAAACTACTGTTCGGTGAAAGGGGACTCTGA
- the mutL gene encoding DNA mismatch repair endonuclease MutL: MAEIRVLPDTVINLISAGEVVERPASVVKELIENALDAEATEITVELEQGGRKSIIVRDNGLGMNRHDLLLSVQRHATSKISSSSDLDTLSTLGFRGEALPSIAAVTHFSVLTSDGGDGWRMQMDGGVLRDVSAAARTRGTTVTAAGLFYNQPARRRFLRTQATELTWVEKYLTGCALAKSEITFRLSHNGNELFHLPADQSVPARLRSRYNLPGDSRYVKSEGHSGGTSVKLIWFPDSRWNRKTHQYILVNGRMIYSGLVSGPVDAAIAGPAGYPLLYCSVSVPPDEVDVNVHPAKREVRFRKPSSIREAVESALGELSSSRKSAITLMTGSRDSAGITYERSYEKIDSDALFDAAMKVQAPSSVKAAESSEQGFPIVQIGRSYLVTSTDKGIVLIDQHAAHERVLFETILNTMNSDMESGQQKLLLPENVKLDASEREQLDDYKSVLNSSGFEFHVEGETLVLTAVPPGTFHGIGALREILRSLQDPENEDKPIRERVAAAAACAGAVKFGDHLSPDETRHLVDQLFSTQDPFHCPHGRPTLIEISFEELGKKFGR, translated from the coding sequence TTGGCTGAAATTCGAGTATTACCCGACACAGTTATCAATCTGATCTCAGCTGGTGAAGTGGTGGAGAGACCCGCGTCGGTGGTAAAGGAACTCATTGAGAACGCACTTGACGCGGAAGCCACAGAGATCACTGTAGAACTGGAACAGGGAGGAAGAAAGTCCATCATTGTGCGGGATAACGGCCTGGGTATGAACAGGCACGATCTTCTTCTCTCCGTTCAGAGGCATGCGACAAGTAAAATTTCATCAAGCAGTGACCTGGATACACTATCAACACTTGGATTCAGGGGTGAAGCCCTTCCAAGCATAGCAGCAGTGACCCATTTTTCCGTTCTTACTTCTGACGGTGGTGACGGATGGAGAATGCAAATGGACGGTGGAGTGCTAAGGGATGTTTCTGCCGCCGCAAGAACCAGGGGCACTACAGTTACTGCCGCCGGGCTTTTTTACAACCAGCCTGCAAGAAGACGCTTTCTCAGAACGCAGGCTACAGAACTGACGTGGGTTGAAAAATATCTTACCGGATGCGCTCTTGCGAAGAGCGAGATAACCTTCAGACTGTCTCATAACGGAAACGAGCTTTTCCATCTTCCCGCAGATCAGTCCGTTCCTGCAAGGCTTCGCTCCAGATACAACCTGCCCGGAGACAGCAGATACGTTAAGTCCGAGGGACACTCCGGAGGAACATCCGTGAAGCTCATATGGTTTCCTGACAGCCGCTGGAACAGGAAAACTCACCAGTATATCCTGGTAAACGGCAGGATGATTTATTCGGGTCTGGTTTCAGGCCCTGTAGACGCTGCGATAGCAGGCCCTGCGGGTTATCCGCTTCTGTACTGCAGCGTTTCAGTACCTCCGGATGAAGTTGATGTAAACGTTCATCCCGCAAAGCGTGAAGTAAGGTTCAGAAAACCTTCATCGATCAGGGAGGCTGTTGAATCCGCGCTTGGCGAGCTTTCATCATCAAGAAAGAGTGCTATAACCTTGATGACCGGCAGTAGAGATTCTGCGGGTATCACCTACGAAAGATCCTATGAGAAGATAGACTCGGACGCTCTATTTGATGCCGCAATGAAAGTTCAGGCACCCTCTTCAGTCAAGGCAGCCGAAAGTTCAGAACAGGGTTTTCCGATTGTTCAGATAGGCAGGTCCTATCTTGTGACTTCCACCGATAAGGGCATAGTCCTCATTGACCAGCATGCAGCCCATGAGAGGGTACTGTTCGAAACGATACTGAACACCATGAACAGCGATATGGAATCCGGGCAGCAGAAACTGCTTCTCCCGGAGAATGTAAAACTCGATGCGTCAGAACGTGAACAGCTGGACGATTACAAAAGCGTTCTTAACAGCTCGGGATTCGAGTTTCATGTCGAGGGCGAAACACTTGTTCTTACTGCCGTTCCCCCCGGAACTTTTCACGGAATAGGCGCACTTCGCGAAATCCTCAGGTCACTTCAGGACCCTGAGAATGAAGACAAGCCCATTCGCGAGAGAGTAGCCGCCGCCGCAGCATGTGCAGGAGCAGTGAAATTCGGCGATCATCTATCTCCCGATGAAACCAGGCATCTTGTGGATCAGCTTTTCTCAACACAGGACCCGTTTCACTGTCCCCATGGAAGGCCTACACTTATAGAGATATCTTTTGAGGAACTTGGTAAGAAATTTGGAAGATAG